From the genome of Streptomyces sp. V2I9:
CAAGGGCGGCAAGCTGTTCTACCCGGGCGCCAACGCCGGCTACGGCCCGGCGGACAAGGGGCGCGAGCCGGGGATCTGGGACATCGAGAAGAACACCTTCGCCAAGGTCCCCGGACTGACCGACACCGACCAGCTGGAGACCGCGGCCTCCCTGCTGCTGCCGCCCGTGCAGGACCAGAAGGTGATGGTGCTCGGCGGCGGCGGGGTCGGCGAGTCGAAGAAGTCCACGGCCCGCACGGCCGTCATCGACCTCAAGAAGAAGAACCCGGCCTTCGAGGCGGGCCCCGACCTGCCGCAGGGCACGCGCTACCTGAACAGCGTGATCATGCCCGACGACACCGTCTTCACCAGCGGCGGTTCCGAGGACTACCGGGGCCGCGGGGCCAGCAACATCCTGAAGGCGCAGTCCTACGACCCGAAGACCAACACCTTCGAGGAGGCGGCCGCGCCGACCGTGGGGCGCAACTACCACTCCGAGGCGCTGCTGCTGCCCGACGGGCGGGTGGCGACCTTCGGCTCCGACTCGCTCTACGGCGACAAGGACAACACCAAGCTGGGCAAGTTCGAACAGCGGATGGAGGTCTACACCCCGCCCGCCCTGCACCGCGGCAAGGACAAGCGCCCGGTGATCGGGAACGGCCCCGAGGACGCCGAGCGCGGCACGACGGTCACGTACGAGAGCGCCGACGCGGACCGCATCGCCACCGCCCGGCTGATGCGGCCGAGCGCCGTCACCCACACCACCGACGTGGAGCAGCGCTCCATCGAACTGGGGCTGGAGAAGGGCAAGGGCAAGGTGAGCGTGACCGTGCCGGACGACCCCACGCTGGTGCCGCCCGGCTGGTACATGCTCTTCGTCACGGACGCGGACGGCATCCCGTCCGAGGCGAAGTGGGTCAAGGTCGCCTGACGCCTCCGGAGGCGCGACCGCCCGCGCCCGCGGGTCCCGGCGGCCCGGCCCGGCGGCCCGGCCCGGCGGCCCGGTCAGGAGGCGGCGCGCCGGGCCAGGCCGAGTGCGTACTCCGGCCACCAGTCGCCGGCCGGCGGGCCGCCCCGGCAGGTGCCGTCCGAGTCGCCCGGCCGCTTGATCCACAGGTAGGCGTCGAGGCGGTCGTCGCCGGTGTCGGTGGTCGGCGGCGTGCCGAGCCCCCGGCCCGGCGGATTGCACCAGGCTTCCGCACGGCCCCCGGACAGGGGGCCCTTGCCGTTGCGGCTGGTGTCGATCACGAAGTGCGAGCCGCCCACGGCGTCGGAGAGCCGGCCCGCGTACGCCTTCACGCTCTCGTTCGACTGGAAGTTGGAGACGTTCAGCGAGAAGCCGTCGGCCCGGTCGATGCCGGCCCGCCGCAGCGGCTGAGCCATCTTGGACGGTTCGTCGATCCAGTCCGGGTTGCCCGCGTCCAGATAGACCGTGGTGTGCGGCCGTGCCTTGAGTGTGTCCACCGCCTCGGAGAGGAGTTGGTAGCGCTCGGCGTGGTGCTCGGGCGGGGTGCAGCCGTCCGCGATGTGGGGGAGGGCGTCCGGCTCCAGGATCACGGTCGCCGACGCGTCCCCGATGGCGTCGGCGAACGCGCCGATCCAGGAACGGTAGGCGTCGGCGTCCTTGGCACCGCCCGCGGAGTAGAGCCCGCAATCGCGGTGCGGGATGTTGTACGCCACCAGCAGGACGGTCTTCTCCGTACGGGCGGCGGCACGCGCGGCGGCCCGGATCTCCGGTGCCGGGTCGTCCCACGCGGGCCAGTCGGCCACCGGCCGCTCGGAGATCCGCCGCAGGATCTTCGCCTCCGCCTCGCGCCCCTCCTTCTCCCAGGTGCGCACCTGCCGGGCGGCGTCGCTGTCCGGATCGACCCAGAACGGGGAGGCCGCGCTCGGGGCGGGCTCGCCCCGGACGTTCTCCCCCGCCTCCTCGGCGGTGCGGGTGACACGCGGCTCCGGCGTCGAGCAGCCCGCGGTGAGCGCGGTCACCAGGGTGAGGGCGGCCAGGACGACGGGACCGGTACGGGGGAGAGCGCGGGAGACGGTGCTGCGGCCGGACATCCAGACCCCTCGGGCGGCGGTGACGCACGGATTCGGAACACGGGGAAGCGGGCGCCATCGTGACATATCGGTCACCGAGGGTGGTGGTGCGACACTGTCCGTGACCCGTACGCCCGTGCGGCCCCGGCGTTCCCGTGCCCCGGCGTGCTCAGTCCGAGGCGGCCAGCGCGATCCCCAGCGGGGTGCGCTCGTACAGCACCTGGTGCCCGTAGCGCCGCGAGGTCAGCAGCCCCGCCCCGCGCAGCACGGACAGATGGGCCGAGACGGAGGAGGGGGCGAGGCCCAGCCGGTGCGCCAGCGTGCTCGTCCCGGCCGGTTCGTCCAGCGCGCACAGCACGTCGGCCCGGACCCGGCCGAGCAGCCGGGCGAGGGTCTCCGGGGTCCGGCCGCCCGCCCCGGACCAGAGCCCGCCGATGCCGCGCGCCGGGTAGATCAGCCCCGGCTGCCACGGCTCCTCATGGCCGCCCACCACCTCCGGCCAGACGAAGACGCTCGGCATCAGCACCAGCCCCTGGCCGCCCAGCACCCGCCGGTGGTCGCCCCGCGTCCCGGCCACGGTGAGCGTCGAGCCGTTCCAGCTGAGCCGGGGGCTCACCTCGCCGAGCACCCCTTCCAGGCCGCTGTCCGCGAGCCGCCGGGAGTGGTAGGCGATGTCCGCCTCCAGCAGTGCCCTCAGCCGCGGCCAGTACGGCTCGATCAACGCCTCCCAGGCCCGCTCCAGCAGGCCGGCCAGCTCCCGCACGGCCCGCGCCGGATCGGCCAGCAGCCTCCGCCCGGCCGCCGACCGCCGCCCGCCCGGCCGGTCCGCCAGGGCCAGTTCCATGTCCTCCCGCGCCACCTCGGGATCGGTCGCCCGTACGGCCGCGAGCTCCTCCTCGAAGGTGGCCAGCGGTCCGATCGGCGGCGGGCAGATGAAGTCCGGGTTGTGGCCGCCGTCCGGCATCAACAGCCACAGCGGCTCCAGATCCAGGGCCGCGGCGGACTCCCGGATGCGGCGGAGCCACGGCAGGTGGTAGCCGTGCCGGGAGGGGCGCGACAGTGTGCGCACCGCCTCCTGGGTCTCGAACAGCGGGGACAGCGCGAACCGGCAGCGCAGCAGATCGCTCTCGCCGAAGTGCAGCTGGAACGGCACGCCTCACCCTCCCGGCATCGGAGATTCGTCCTCAGCCGAAAGTCTACGGTCGGGGAGCACCCCGGCCCCAGGCTCGTCCCATGCCGACCGACCACCCCGCCCCTGCGGACACCCCCCGTACCCCGCCCGCCCCGGCCTCCCGCGCCCGGGTCCCGGCCGATCCGCCGGCTGCCGCCGCCCCGCGCGGCTACCGGGCCGTCTTCGCCGTCGCCGAGTTCCGGGCCGTCTTCGCCGCGCACCTGCTCTCGCTCCTCGGCGTCGTCGTCAGCGAACTCGCGCTCACCGTGCTCGTCTACGACCTCACCGGCTCGCCGCTGCTCAGCGCACTGACGTTCGCGCTGGGGCTGCTCCCGTACCTGATCGGCGGGACCCTCTTCGCGGGCGTCGCCGACCGCTACCCGGCCCGCCGCGTCCTGGTGGTCTGCGATCTGGTCTGTGCGGCCTGCGTCGCCGTGATGCTGGTGCCCGCCACCCCCGTCGCCGGACTCCTCGCCCTGCGCTGCCTGGTCGCCGCCGTCGCGCCCGTCTTCACCGGGACGAGGATGGCGGCGCTCACCGACATCCTCGGCGAGGGCGACCTCTATGTACTGGGCCGTTCGCTGCTGCGGATCGTCTCGCAGAGCGCGATGCTCATCGGGTTCGGAGCGGGAGGGATGCTGCTCACCGTGCTCTCCCCGCGCGGCGCGATCACCGTCACCGTGGTGACCTTCCTCTGCTCGGCCGCCCTGCTCCGCTTCGGCACCCGCGACCGCCCCGCCCGCAGCGGCGGCGGGCAGGCCGGCGGCACCCTGCTGAGGGAGTCGCTCTCCGGGGCCCGTCTGATCCTGGGCGACCGCCGCGTCCGGGCACTGATGCTGCTGTTCTGGGTGCCGGCGATGTTCGTCGTCGCCCCGGAGGCGCTGGCCGCCCCGTACGCCGACGCGATCGTGGCCTCGCCCGCCGCGCTCGGGCTGCTGCTCTGCGCCATGGCCGTCGGGCACATCGGGGCCGAGCTGTTCGTGGGGTCCGCGCTCAGCCCCCGCAACCGCTCCCGGATCGTCCTGCCGGTCGCCGCCGCCGGTCTGCTGCCGCTCCTGGTCTATGTGGTCCGCCCCGGACTGCCGCTCGCCGTCGCGGCCCTCGCGCTGGCCGGTGCGGGCGCCGCGTACGTGATCGGGCTCGACCAGTGGTTCGTCGACGCCGTGCCCCAGGAGCTGCGCGGCCGGGCCATGACCCTGCTCACCGCCGGCCTGATGACCCTCCAGGGGCTCGGGATGGCGCTGGCCGGGCTCGCTGCCGAGTTCTTCCCGGTGCACCAGGTGGTCGCCGGATCCGGAATCATCGGTACCGTCTGCACGCTGCTGCTCGTCGCCGAGGTCCGCAGGACAGCCCCCGGACGGATGTCCGATACCGAGGAGCGAGACGGGGCTGACCGGCATGTGACCAGTGGGTAAGGTCGGTGCCGTGCCGAAGCCGCTCAGCCTTCCCTTCGACCCCATCGCCCGCGCCGACGAGCTCTGGCGGCAGCGTTGGGGACCCGTGCCCTCGATGGGGGCGATCACCTCGATCATGCGGGCGCAGCAGATCCTGCTCGCCGAGGTCGACGCCGTGGTCAAGCCCTACGGGCTGACCTTCGCACGGTACGAGGCGCTGGTGCTGCTCGCCTTCTCCAAGGCCGGTGAGCTGCCGATGTCCAAGATCGGGGAGCGGCTGATGGTGCACCCCACGTCGGTCACCAACACGGTGGACCGGCTGGTCCGGTCCGGTCTCGTCGCCAAGCGGCCCAACCCGAACGACGGCCGGGGCACGCTCGCGTCCATCACCGACAAGGGCCGGGACGTCGTCGAGGCGGCCACCCGCGATCTGGTCGCGGTCGACTTCGGGCTCGGGGTGTACGACGCCGAGGAGTGCGCCGAGATCTTCGCCATGCTGCGCCCGCTGCGGGTGGCGGCCCGGGACTTCGAGGAGAAGTGACCGCGCGTCCCCGGTGAGGCGGGGGCGTACGCCGGTCCGGTGGTGGGCGCGTGCGTCCGGGGGCGCGAGCGTACGCCGTACGCGGGGGCGGTCCGGTCAAGGGGGCCGCGCGAAGATCGCCCCGGTCGTCCCGTTACGCTCGATGCCATGAAACAGAACGTGCTCACCCGCTACCGGGTGATGGCCTACGTCACCGCCATCTGGCTGCTCGTCTTCACCGTGGCGATCATCGCGAAGTACGGCTTCCAGACCGGCGACACCATGCTGATCTCGCAGATCCACGGCGTGCTGTTCATCGTCTACGTCGTCTTCGCCTTCGATCTGGGCTCCAAGGCGAAGTGGCCCTTCGGCAAGCTCCTGTGGGTGCTGGCCGCCGGCTGCATCCCCTTCGCCTCGTTCTTCGTCGAGCCGAAGGTCAGCCGCGAGGCCCGGGCCCTGGTCACCGACCCGGCGCCGGCCCCCGCCAAGGTCTGACCCCGGCGCGTCCGGCACACCCGCACCGCCCCGCGCGAAGCGCCGGGCGGTTTGCCATCGACATTTAGTAGGACGTCCTAGTAAATTCGAGGGTATGGACGCTGACGCGATCGAGGAAGGCCGCCTCCGCTGGCAGGCCCGTTACGACAAGGCCCGCAAGCGCGACGCGGACTTCACCACGCTCTCCGGTGACCCGGTCGAGCCGGTCTACGGGCCCCGCCCCGGTGACACGTACGAGGGATTCGAGCGGATCGGCTGGCCGGGGGAGTACCCCTTCACCCGCGGGCTGCACGCCACCGGCTACCGGGGCCGCACCTGGACGATCCGCCAGTTCGCCGGCTTCGGCAACGCCGAGCAGACCAACGAGCGCTACAAGATGATCCTCGCGGCCGGCGGCGGCGGGCTCAGCGTCGCCTTCGACATGCCGACGCTGATGGGCCGCGACTCCGACGACCCGCGCGCTCTCGGCGAGGTCGGCCACTGCGGGGTCGCCATCGACTCCGCCGCCGACATGGAGATCCTCTTCGGCGGCATCCCCCTCGGGGACGTCACCACCTCGATGACGATCAGCGGACCGGCCGTCCCCGTCTTCTGCATGTACCTGGTCGCCGCCGAGCGCCAGGGCGTCGATCCGGCCGTGCTCAACGGCACGCTCCAGACCGACATCTTCAAGGAGTACATCGCGCAGAAGGAGTGGCTCTTCCAGCCCGAGCCCCATCTGCGCCTCATCGGCGACCTGATGGAGCACTGCGCCGCCTCCATCCCCGCCTACAAGCCGCTCTCCGTCTCCGGCTACCACATCCGCGAGGCCGGGGCGACGGCCGCGCAGGAGCTGGCGTACACCCTCGCGGACGGCTTCGGCTACGTGGAACTGGGCCTCTCCCGCGGCCTGGACGTCGACACCTTCGCCCCCGGACTCTCCTTCTTCTTCGACGCGCACCTCGACTTCTTCGAGGAGATCGCCAAGTTCCGCGCCGCCCGCCGCATCTGGGCCCGCTGGATGAAGGAGACGTACGGCGCGAAGACCGACAAGGCGCAGTGGCTGCGGTTCCACACCCAGACCGCCGGCGTCTCGCTCACCGCGCAGCAGCCGTACAACAACGTCGTGCGCACCGCCGTCGAGGCGCTCTCCGCCGTCCTCGGCGGCACCAACTCGCTGCACACCAACGCCCTCGACGAGACCCTCGCGCTCCCCTCCGAGCAGGCCGCCGAGATCGCCCTGCGCACCCAGCAGGTGCTGATGGAGGAGACCGGCGTCGCCAACGTGGCCGACCCGCTGGGCGGTTCCTGGTACGTCGAGCAGCTCACCGACCGGATCGAGGCCGAGGCCGAGAAGATCTTCGACCAGATCAAGGAGCGCGGCACCCGCGCCCACCCGGACGGGCAGCACCCCATCGGGCCGATCACCTCCGGCATCCTGCGCGGGATCGAGGACGGCTGGTTCACCGGCGAGATCGCGGAGTCCGCCTTCCAGTACCAGCGGGCCCTGGAGAAGGGCGACAAGCGGGTCGTCGGCGTCAACGTCCACCACGGCTCGGTCACCGGCGACCTGGAGATCCTGCGCGTCAGCCACGAGGTCGAGCGCGACCAGGTCAGCCAGCTCGCCGACCGCAGGGCCGCCCGCGACGACGCCGCGGTCACCGCCGCCCTCGACGCGATGCTCGCCGCCGCCCGCGACGGCTCCAACATGATCGCGCCCATGCTCGACGCGGTACGGGCCGAGGCCACGCTCGGCGAGATCTGCGGGGTCCTGCGTGATGAGTGGGGCGTCTACACGGAGCCGCCCGGCTTCTGAGGTGCCGTCACCACAGTGGTGCGATCAGTATTTTCCGTGAAGACCTTATGAAGGGGCATCGTCAATGTCATCATGATCGCGAGCTCCGGGGGGAGTTGAACCCACCTGCGTCAACGCAGGTGGGTTCTGCCCGCTTGCCCGATCCTGGAGCACTTCCAGCGATCAGGAGCAGCAGACCATGCGCGTCAAAGTTCCGATACGAAGATGCCGCAGCCGTCGCGGTGCGGCCCGGCTCATGGCCGTCACCGCGTTCGTCACCGCGCTGTCGACTGTGGCGACGCTCGCGCACGCAGTGCCGCAACCACCTCCCGAACCGCGGAGCGTGACCGCAGGGGACGAGCAGCCGACGCCGGTCTACCCGCTCAAGGGTGAAGTCGCCCACTACGACTTCGAGTGGAGCGAGCCGGAGTACACCCCGACCGGACAGGATCTGGAAGGCGGGCCGCAGGCCACCCACCACAACGGCATCTACGCCGGACCGAGAAGCGACAACGAGAGCATCTGGGGCGGCGGGTCCGGCGGCCGTACGCTGCGGCTCGACGGTGTGGACGACCACCTCACCGTCCCGGTGCCGTTGCCGACGGACCAGTCCTTCACCGTCTCCGCGTGGCTGGAGGCCGAGCAGTCCGGAAAGCCCTACACGGTCATTTCCCAACCGGGCAACCAGGTGTCCGGCTTCGCGCTGAAGATCAATGCCGACGGCAAGCCCTCCTTCGCCATGCCGAAGGAGGACACCGCCACGACGGCCTGGTCCGCTGCCACCGGCACCGTCCCCGTGACGAACACCGGCGAGTGGACCCACCTCACCGGGGTCTTCGACGCGGCTGCCGGCCAGATCCGGCTCTACGTGAACGGCGCCCGAGTGGCCGTCGCCGCCCATGCCAAGGGCTGGCGAGCCACCGGCGACATCGAGGTCGGCCGGGGCCTGGCCGCCGGAAAGCCGGCCGACCACTTCCCCGGCCGGATGGATGACGTACGGGTCTGGAGCCGCGCTCTGAACGACCTCCAGGCATCGGGTGCGGCCATCCCGCAGCGCATCGCCCGCGCCGACTACTGCACCACCGGCAACTGGCTGCACGCCGGCGGGCCGAATGTGAAGGCAGCCGCCGCGCAGGGCCTCACGGGCCCCGCCGTCAACGCCCGGCTGGCCGTCTACACGTGGGGAGCCGGCACGCTCGGCAACGCCCGCCGAGCGGACGAGGACCTCTGGCGGACGGCCGATGCCGCGGAGCAGACCCGCCGGACGGGCTGGGCCAAGATCACGACGCCGTTCGCCGTCAGCGGCGACGACTACATGACGTTCCTGCAGGCACCGGACTACGCGCGGACGATGTCGCAGTTCCTGGTCGGGACGAGCTTCGACGGGCCGCCGCCGACCAAGCCCTCCAAGGCGGCGCTCGACAACGCGATCGCCATCCTCAAGCAGCGGCAGGAGGAGTCGAAGGACGACATGTACGGCGGGGTCTACGCCTTCACCTCCGAGGCCGACCTCCGGGAGCTGTCGGCCTACGAGATCGCCCGCTTCATCCGGCTGGGCGGACTGCCCTCGGTGAGCCCGGACACCTCCTCCCTCGAATTCCGTATGGAGGCCGAGGAGCTCAAGACCCAGTGGGCGGGCTGCGCGACGGACGACCCCTACGACCCGTTCAAGAAGTTCGGCGACGTGGTGGAGACCGCGGACGCCGAGTG
Proteins encoded in this window:
- a CDS encoding glycoside hydrolase family 6 protein, which codes for MSGRSTVSRALPRTGPVVLAALTLVTALTAGCSTPEPRVTRTAEEAGENVRGEPAPSAASPFWVDPDSDAARQVRTWEKEGREAEAKILRRISERPVADWPAWDDPAPEIRAAARAAARTEKTVLLVAYNIPHRDCGLYSAGGAKDADAYRSWIGAFADAIGDASATVILEPDALPHIADGCTPPEHHAERYQLLSEAVDTLKARPHTTVYLDAGNPDWIDEPSKMAQPLRRAGIDRADGFSLNVSNFQSNESVKAYAGRLSDAVGGSHFVIDTSRNGKGPLSGGRAEAWCNPPGRGLGTPPTTDTGDDRLDAYLWIKRPGDSDGTCRGGPPAGDWWPEYALGLARRAAS
- a CDS encoding DUF5937 family protein, producing the protein MPFQLHFGESDLLRCRFALSPLFETQEAVRTLSRPSRHGYHLPWLRRIRESAAALDLEPLWLLMPDGGHNPDFICPPPIGPLATFEEELAAVRATDPEVAREDMELALADRPGGRRSAAGRRLLADPARAVRELAGLLERAWEALIEPYWPRLRALLEADIAYHSRRLADSGLEGVLGEVSPRLSWNGSTLTVAGTRGDHRRVLGGQGLVLMPSVFVWPEVVGGHEEPWQPGLIYPARGIGGLWSGAGGRTPETLARLLGRVRADVLCALDEPAGTSTLAHRLGLAPSSVSAHLSVLRGAGLLTSRRYGHQVLYERTPLGIALAASD
- a CDS encoding MFS transporter, translated to MPTDHPAPADTPRTPPAPASRARVPADPPAAAAPRGYRAVFAVAEFRAVFAAHLLSLLGVVVSELALTVLVYDLTGSPLLSALTFALGLLPYLIGGTLFAGVADRYPARRVLVVCDLVCAACVAVMLVPATPVAGLLALRCLVAAVAPVFTGTRMAALTDILGEGDLYVLGRSLLRIVSQSAMLIGFGAGGMLLTVLSPRGAITVTVVTFLCSAALLRFGTRDRPARSGGGQAGGTLLRESLSGARLILGDRRVRALMLLFWVPAMFVVAPEALAAPYADAIVASPAALGLLLCAMAVGHIGAELFVGSALSPRNRSRIVLPVAAAGLLPLLVYVVRPGLPLAVAALALAGAGAAYVIGLDQWFVDAVPQELRGRAMTLLTAGLMTLQGLGMALAGLAAEFFPVHQVVAGSGIIGTVCTLLLVAEVRRTAPGRMSDTEERDGADRHVTSG
- a CDS encoding MarR family winged helix-turn-helix transcriptional regulator, whose protein sequence is MPKPLSLPFDPIARADELWRQRWGPVPSMGAITSIMRAQQILLAEVDAVVKPYGLTFARYEALVLLAFSKAGELPMSKIGERLMVHPTSVTNTVDRLVRSGLVAKRPNPNDGRGTLASITDKGRDVVEAATRDLVAVDFGLGVYDAEECAEIFAMLRPLRVAARDFEEK
- a CDS encoding DUF3817 domain-containing protein, which codes for MKQNVLTRYRVMAYVTAIWLLVFTVAIIAKYGFQTGDTMLISQIHGVLFIVYVVFAFDLGSKAKWPFGKLLWVLAAGCIPFASFFVEPKVSREARALVTDPAPAPAKV
- a CDS encoding methylmalonyl-CoA mutase, translating into MDADAIEEGRLRWQARYDKARKRDADFTTLSGDPVEPVYGPRPGDTYEGFERIGWPGEYPFTRGLHATGYRGRTWTIRQFAGFGNAEQTNERYKMILAAGGGGLSVAFDMPTLMGRDSDDPRALGEVGHCGVAIDSAADMEILFGGIPLGDVTTSMTISGPAVPVFCMYLVAAERQGVDPAVLNGTLQTDIFKEYIAQKEWLFQPEPHLRLIGDLMEHCAASIPAYKPLSVSGYHIREAGATAAQELAYTLADGFGYVELGLSRGLDVDTFAPGLSFFFDAHLDFFEEIAKFRAARRIWARWMKETYGAKTDKAQWLRFHTQTAGVSLTAQQPYNNVVRTAVEALSAVLGGTNSLHTNALDETLALPSEQAAEIALRTQQVLMEETGVANVADPLGGSWYVEQLTDRIEAEAEKIFDQIKERGTRAHPDGQHPIGPITSGILRGIEDGWFTGEIAESAFQYQRALEKGDKRVVGVNVHHGSVTGDLEILRVSHEVERDQVSQLADRRAARDDAAVTAALDAMLAAARDGSNMIAPMLDAVRAEATLGEICGVLRDEWGVYTEPPGF